CGCCTCATAGAGGCTATCCAGATTACTCGAAATCCAAGCGCCAAAGGTATTCCCGTCCTTCGACTTGAAAGACATTATCAAAGCGTTCTGGCCTTGCTTCATGCTGACGCGAACCGATTTGTCAGCAGGCGCCCAAAGCTCAGAGGCAGTTTCCGGTTGGGCTGGATTGTCCTTTAGCAGTTTTAGTACAGCCTCGAAGCGGTCGACACTCGTCAGCATTTTGAAGTCTGATGAGTTTGCGAGGCTTCTCCAGTCTGCCTTTGGGCGAGCCTCGAGCATATCAGCTAGAGCGACCCACCTTGGTCTTCCGAAGCCCGGAGCTGGCCCAATTGCCTCGACAAGCGTGATCGGTAACCGTCGCGCCAGCCCAATCATCTCGGACAAGACACCTTTGGAGCTCGTGCCGAACGTGGACATAATAACGGAACGAGACATGCCGCGCTCTTCAAGGCGAAGTGCGAACAGGGCGCGTTCGATAAAACTCAGATCCTTCCGCTCAAGATTTTCATTGCCTTGAGCGATAACCAATTCCTCATCCGACATTTCACGGACGACGGCCTTTACCCTTAGGCCGAGGGTTCGGAGAGCTGCGACGCGGCGATGGCCAAAAGCTAGCTGATACCGTCCGTCCCTTTGGGGGTTCGATCGAACGAGTACTGGGACGGCCTGCCCGTTCGCACGAATGCTCTCGACCAGGCTGCTAAACTCTTCACCCTCGTAATCGTCGAGTCGATCTTTGACGAACGAACCATCTATGAAGTCTGGTTCGATCTCGACGATTTTGGAGCCGTCAGCAAGTGCCTTCCGTAGCTCTTCTGCCTCTTTCGAAAGTCCGGAGATCGCTTCATTCATGCTTTGCAGCGCGCCTGATGCCACTTGGGGACGCTGCCGCTGCACTTTTGGGTTCTCAGTTGAGAACTCCGCGCTCGTCACAGGCATCAAGATATTTTTTAGCGCTTCGCGTCGCTTGGTCATTTCCGACCCCATGAATGTTTGACGAGATCCTCAATTTCGCCATTCACAGCATCCAGCGCTTCCATGGCCCTATCATAGGTCTGACGATGGAAATTTTCGCGACCGACCTCATAAAGAGTCTGCTTTGTGATCCCCGCATCCGAAATGGCCGCAGACTTCACCATCGCATTCGTAAGAACTCGATCGCCGAACAGGCTTCTCAATAGACCGGCAACTTGTGACTGGGAGCTATCGTTCGGCTCGTATCGCGTGAGGACATAGCGGAACCAATCATATCCGGCGTTGCCGCCTGCCTTCTCGACGACGTCGAATAAGCCTGCCGTCATGTGCAGAAACTGGCTCATAGAGGCGACATCCAGCATTTGCGGATGGATAGTCACCAACACCGAAGTCGCTGCGCACAGCGCGGACAGCGTCAGGTACCCGAGCGATGGCGGGCAATCGAGGATCACGATGTCGTAGTCATCCTCAACTCCTTTCAGCGCACCGGCCACGCGGGTGAAGAACATCCGATCTGCGGTCCGTCGGCCTTCGGTCAGCGCGCGTGGCGTCTCATGCTCAAATTCCTGTAGCTCAAGATTGCCGGGCACTATGTCGAGGCCGCTGAAGTATGTTTTCCTGATAACCCGGCTTATGAGGCGTTGCTGGTCGTCGTAGCGGATCGCACCGTATATCGTCTCGTTGGACCCGAGATCGAATTCGGGCTGAATACCGAACAGTGCAGATAAGGATGCCTGTGGATCGAGATCGACCGCAAGCACGCGATACCCACGCAGCGCGAAATATTGTGCCAAGTGAGCACTAGTGGTGGTCTTACCCGAACCGCCCTTGAAATTCGTAACGGCAATGACCTGCTGGTGTTCGTCACCTACCCGGCGGTTGATATAGTCCCGTTTATTTCGCCCGAGATGATCCCGGATCGCATGAACCTGTTCCAGCGTGTACAGCCTTCGGCCGGCCGAATTCTTTTCGGCTTCTGGAATCACCCCATCCAAGACCAATGTCCGAAGATATGCATCGCTGATTCCGATCAACTTCGCGGCTTCTCCAGCCATGAATCGCCGGAGTTCTTTTTGCTCTAGCGGCGCAAATGCACGTGCGCGCAACTGTTGAAGTTGAGCGCTGAGAATATCAGCATCAGCCTCGATCAGTCGCGTCAACGACTTTGGGGGCGATGCATGGTCGACTTTAATCAAATTGGCCTCGGCCATAAAAAACGCTCGACTGTGTTATTCGGCACTTTGAGCGTAAAATGACGTGAGTCTCTCGGGCGGTCAACAAATTAAGGGTTAACGAGACCTTAACGCGGGCAGTTGCGGCCGACCGCTTCGACGGTTCTCAGCTGAGAACGTCCTGGCGTTACGTTCAGGCGAGCTGCTGCTCTTCGGCGTCGCCGTTGAGCCAAACTCAAAACCCGACCACCCCTCGGCAGCATGGCACGGCCTAAATCGCTCGACGCGACACCCCGAAAAGCGGGCGGCCGTGAGATGCTACACACCCCAATCTAAACCGGGATCGATAGCGCCACCGATGTGCCCTTCTTAGGCGTAGAGGTGATAGTGAACTTCCCCTTGAAGGCGGTCAGTAGCTGGGCACACGCGGTTAGACCCAACCCGGTATGCGGCCCTGCTCGGGTCGAGAAAAATGGCGTCTTCGCCCGTGACAGAACTTCTGGCGCCATCCCAGGTCCATTGTCGACGATCTCCACGTCGAGCACCCGTTGTCTACGGAACCCTTTGGCTAACACCCGCGCTGCGATCTTGATGCAGGAATCCTGTCGGGTTCCGAGTGCCGTCTCCGCATTATTCATGATTTCTTCGAGGATCAGCCGCATCTGAAATGTCGGTACCCGCGCCTCGGCAGCTTCAGGTGCGACGTCAAGTTCGACGCGAATTCGGCAATTTTTGATCACTGGCTCCAGAACCTTCGAGAAGCTGTCCTTTCGAGTTTCGCTGTAAGCGTAGGCTATTCGTCCGAGGCGATTTGTGATGCCCTCAAGCTGTTCGACTGCTTCACGTGCCGCGGGGAGCATTTCGGGGTGCCTCGCGCTCGCTTGGTCCTGATAGCTAAGGAAAAGTTTTAGTGCCGCGACCCGTGTCCGGGTCATGTGCGCGTAGAGCGAGGAAAAGGACCGGAGCTGCTTTTCCTGTTTTCTGGTCAAGGCATTGCGCAGGTGAATGACCATATAGCCAATAGTCGCGAGAGCTACCGCCAGTGCGAACAGAAACCTGTTCCGCGAAGCAGCTTCCGCGATATGTGCAGAAGCGTTCAGCGTCTCAGCATGGGCTACAGCAGTTCCGGACACTTCGAACATTGTCTGTTCGAGATCGGGCATCATCTGGAGAGCGCGCTCGAATGATGTGGCGCCGGCGGCTATGGGCTCAAGATAATCCGCCAGCGCAACTTGCATCGCTCGCAGGAGTTCAACGTCGCGATCGCCGAGGAACTTTGGCACATACTCAAGCTTCAGAAGCTGGTTGACATTGGTGTTGAGCAGAAAAATCTGGCGGCCAAGATTGGCTTCCATCTGACCAGTTTCCGCGGCCAGCCGCAGATGTCCCTTTGCTCTCGCGAGATGCTCCCGAAGTTGAGTGGTCCGCCACTGGATCTCGAACGTCTGGCTGTAGGTGCGGATGGACTCCGCCCGATAATATTCGGACCGGAGAAAAGCCCATCCGCAGAGACCGAGCGCGATGCCAAGGCTGAGAAAGGGGAGGGCGGTTCGGAAACGTGAGTACGCGTTCTTCATGCCGCCGGCCGAACTGCGACCACGAACCATACCCAGATCGAGTTTCGCGCTGGCACATAGGCGGCCGGAAGCTGGTCGTATGGCCAAACTAGAAAGATCGGTCCCTGTTCTTCCGGGGATAGCGGTGTGAATTTCTGGCCGACCCTGCATCTGCCAGCTTGCAGGTCTTTTTCCACACAGGCCCGATCGATGGCAAAAATAGGCTGAAAGGCTTCGATCTCGTCGAGCGTGACCTCGGAGATGAAGTTGTCATAGGCAATGAATTGTACAGACTTCGCGGAGTCAATCCCGCCCTGCTGCAGCACGTCGGCGATCCTTGGACCGCGATAGCTGATGGTGTGTTCATCCGTCGTCCATGGCGTACGGGTTTCGAGGACAACATTCTCGAATTCCGATCGCAATTGATCGACGTGATATTGTTTGGGCGTCTTCAGTTGCTCGCCTTCAACCGTGAGAATGTAAGGATCGACGGGAGCCGCAAAGGCCGACGACATGACAAGGGTTAGTCCGGCGAACAAACCGAGGCGAATATTACGACGCAAGAGCAATCTCAGCATCGAATTCCCTTTCTCCATCGTCCCGTGCGAAGAGAACACACGGTCCACTCGATCCGCGGGGGTCATAGATCAAACCCTTTCGCCCCATGGCCGCCGTGATCGCGCGGACCCCCGACAGCCCATAAAGATGGTCGTGCAACTCCAGGAAGATGCATTCTACTCCCGGCAATCGGGCGTTCTGCAAAAGATCAAGTTCGGCCCCCTCGATGTCCATTACCAAGGCATTGATGCGGTTCTGCGAGATGAATGCATCGACGTCGCCCGATGTGATCTCGATGGCTTTTTCGTACGGCCCTTGGGAGGGGAAGCCCGAGGACATCCAGAGATCCGATCGTTGATAGAACGCAATTTTGCGGGGTGGCCCTGCCGCGAGGATGCCGTGGACTAGAACGACATTGTCGCCACAATTCGAGCTGATCACACGCTCGGCCAACCCGGCCGTATATGGATCCGCCTCGAAGCTCCAGACCCGGACGTCTTCGATATCAGCAATGATCGAGGTGATGATGCCCAAACCAGCGCCCAGCTCCAGGACGCGGTCACCTGGCCGAATGGCGCGACGGACGCGTCTTGCTTCGTTGGCTTCATAGTATTCGCTTGTGAGCGCATCCCAAACGGTAGCAGAAACCTCCTGGGCTGCAATTGGAACCCGCACACCATGAACGTAGAGCTCCTCCATCCCTCAAAGGCCCTTCGGCAGTCGACCCAATTTCAACAGTTTTGCCCGGGCCTGCTTATAGTATTTCTCGGCACTTGATGCATTGATGCCGGCTTTAAGCGCCATCGTTTCAAATATCTCTCGTCGACGTGTTCCTGGGGTTCGAGACATCATCATCCCCAGTATTTCTTCCTCTCGCGGCGATAGCGTTGGAAATCTCATCTCCGGCCGAGGGCTTTCCATCTGAGATAGTCGAAGCAGGAAATCGCCCTGGGCGATCTGGTCAACGACGAGGGGCAGGTCACCTTGGGAGAGGCCGGTTTTGCAAATATAGCCTTTAGCGCCCAGCAGCCGAAATGCCATTGCCTCGTCTTGGTCATAAGAGCCCGTGACAACAACATGTGTTGCTGCGGGTGCCGCCTTGACGATCGTCTCGACAACAAGCAGCCGATCCTCCCGCGAGGTCGGATCGAACCCAGGCAAACCTGGATCCGTAACGACGAGGTCGAAACGATCTTCCGCAAGAAGCTCTCGCGCGAGATCGAGCGTTGGCGCTCCTGCGAGATAACAATCCCGCAACCTTCCTCGGAGTTCGGCCATTAAGGCCAGGCGCATCAGGTCCTGATCTTCCACAACAAGGGCAAGATGCATATCGGCCTCCCGACACCTCGAGATCCCCCGCCGCCCAATAATCCTATTTGACCAATTTTTTGATCTGCAAGAAAGGGGATGGTGGCATCCCCCTCCCCACAAAACGGGAGTGGACCGTCCCCTTTCAATCAACTGCGATTGCTGACACTTAGATTCGGCAGCCTCTTGCAGCGATCAGCCCTCCCATCCGGGAAAGCGAATCTGGAGTGGCCAAATGAGGATTCGGCCAGCCAAGCCGCACTTTACAGTCCGACAAGCCGTATCACGACACCTCCGGAAGCGATCCGCGGTCAACCGCATGCACGCCTATGCTCGGTCTCCCTGGCGACTTCTGATCCGGCCGTTCGAGAGATTTGCAGGCTTTCAGGAACGAAGAGCGCTGCGGGCTCTGATCCAGCTGCAACCCAATTGTCTCCACGAAGCTGAGGAAAAGCTTGTCTATCTGCTGGCCCTCATGGCAGCGAATGCTGCTACTATATCTGCGAAGGACGTGCACTGCGCTATCGATACCCTGCGGCCGTTCAGGTCCCACTTGGCCGAAGCTTTCCTCCAGAAGGCCACGGAAAGCAGTTGCATTCGCCAGATTCCGGATCGGACTCTCGAACCACGGCCAGCGGAAGGTAGAGGCGTGGACCGCGCATATCGCACTACGCGTGTCGCTAGGCACCGTTTGTAACTCGATCTATTTTTTTAGATTGAACCAATGCCGTGTGACCTGCCCGTCTTCGTGCCGGATATCGAAATAGTACGGCTCGTCTCGCATCGGGCGAGGCATTGAAACGATTTCCTCGCAACCGTTGCGACCACCGAACCTAGACGGGCAGCTATTGCGCACCTGTACACAGAGATCATCCTGCCGACCGCCGTGATCTGGATTGCTGGACGCGATGCTCCACCCTGCTGGACATTCCTCATAGGCCTCGTAACCAGGCCTGCCGGTTCCGGCTTCGGGGCATGTTGGCCATGAAAAGCCCCATTTTCCCATCGCTGATATCAGCCTGTTCATCGGTGGATGGCATGCCGGAACCCCGCGCCAGGACGGATCCGAGGATGATGCGCACAGCAGCACCTCGCACCCCCATTCGCTCGCCTTGGCACGATCCAGCATCGAAGCGCCCATAGCCGCGATGATGACGGCCGCAATCGATGTCAGCCTGATAGGGTTCATGAGACATCTCCTTCGATCAGCCTATCGATCGGTTCGCCTGGGACGTTTGCGTGCATCCTCGAAGGGTGGCGAGATTTCGCTCGCTCGTTCAGCAAGCAGGTTGAAATCTGCGATCGGGCGTCGAGCCAATGTTCGGTCGATGGCTTTGGCGCGCCACTCCGGCATATCGAGTACGTAGGTCGCCCACATGCCGTGCCGGGTGGACATCGCGTAGCGCTGCCAGGTTAGGTATTCTGCAGGCGCCGGCGAGCTCACGCGCGCCCAGCCAACCCGCAACATCTCCAAGGCGAGGTCGCGGTTGCCCACCGTGCAGCGGCCGAGGAGAGCGCGATCGGGGGGGTGACCCTGTACGAGGCAGTGCACCTTCGTATTTCCAATTGCGCGTTTCAACCAAGCCTTCGCCAGTGGACCGCAGGGCACCGGCTTGGGGTTCGCGCTTTCTCTGTGCCGGTGCGGATCGTAGGACCATTGCGGCAATTCGCAGGCATCGATGGATGCAAGCCGCACCGTGTAACCTGATTCGGGGAACCAAAGAGTTCGGCCATCCATGACGGACGCGCGGCCTGTGATTTTCGATGACGCATCCGTGAAGGTACCAGAACGAGCTTCGGCGCCGTTAGGATGTCGCGCGCGCAAGATGTCGGCCGTGTAAACAGGAGAGGGAAGGGCGATCATGAGTAGTGCAATGGCGCTCGTCCGCAGACTCTGCCCTTTCATTGTTGGATCCTTCCGATGCGTTCGGACTGTCCAAGCAGAATGGCTGGATGCTGGACGTCGTCGAATTGCCAGAGACCAATCCCCTTTTCTCGAGCGGCCTGTTCCGCGACCGCGTAGGCTGCATGGTGGGGCAGGCCGCGTTCGTCGAGAGAGGCGAAGGCAAAGCCGGAAGAGATCAGCAAATTAGCGAGATCCAATCGGTCTGCACCGATCGTTGCATAGCAGGACACGAAGACCGTTCCGCCCGATTGCGCGACCTGCGCGCAGACAGGATCGGTATCGGCGATGTAGGCGGCAAAAACCGCCAGGGACGCCTCACCACAGTCGCGACGAGCGCCCGACTTGTCGGTAAAAGCCGTTCCCCGCAGACAGGCTTGCACGCCGAAAAGCCGAAAGTGTCGGCCGCCATCTTGCCAAGTGTCCCCACTCTCGAGTGTAACGCCAGGCTTCAGCTCGAAGTAGCCCTCCGGCGGCGCGGCCGTTGCCGGCGTCAAGCCGATGGTCACCGACAGCAAGAGGGCAGGGGGCTTCATTGGCCCGCAACCCTTGGATCTGCCCACATGCCGTAGCCGCGGCGACCGATGTCCTCGGCCTCTTTCAGATCGGCTCTTGTGGGTGTCCCGTCCGGCCGCTTTGCGACGCGGTGAGTGCCGAGCGAAACCAGCTGCTCCTCGAACATGTCGATTGAGTCGAGGCTGCCTGGGTAGTTGTAGTAGCCGTAGCAGGTTGCGTCTTGCGCCTGGGCCCCAGTCTCGCTGACAAACGCACGGCAGTAGATCACACGGGGAGACTGGAGCAGCGTTGCCAGACCCTGGCGAGCGTAATCGTCACAGGATCCAGCAAAACCTTCCTTGCGATTGACCATGTCACCCTTGCACGGCTCAATTCCGTAGAGGTGCACTGTCAGATTCGCATCGACGCGGAAGTCAGTAGGCGACACAGCCTTGAATCCGGAAGCCGACGCATAGCCTTTGCGCTCCGACACGTTCCCCTGGCCGTCGTAGTATTCCATGATCAGGACGGTCTTCCCGGGCGCCGCGAGCGATCGGACATAGGCCTCGTCCACCGGGCCGGCCGCATAGGCCGGCAGGCATGCGCTGATCGCCGCCATGCACCCGACCGCTCGCTTCATTTGCCGTCGCCTCCAGGTTGTCACTGTGCTCGACATTGACCTGCCTCCTCCCTCTTTGCAAGAAAAATCACAATCAAATTGACATTGTTTTTTCTCTCGCCTAACCATTCAAGCATCTATCGGTACAAGGTTTTGGATGCAGACCATGGGAAGCCGAGCGAAATCACCATCGGTAGCGCCGCTCCTGGCCGCGACAATTCTCACGAGTATCTGCGTGGCGCCGGGCAGAGCAGCACTGGCGTTTGAACTGCCAATGTCCACGCGTCTCCAGCACCATGAAGCCGAGGAAAATCGGCGAGAGGATGACGTCCTGTCCTCGGTCGACACTGTTGCCGAAGCCCATTGGGCGCGGTTGCCGGATGATTATGTGCTGGGGGAGGGTGGTCAGATCGTTCCCCGGAACCAGGCGCTCGAGCCGACCGGCGTGCCAGTATCTGAAACCGTCGAGCTTGAATTCGACGACAACCATTTTGATAGTGGCGTACTGCCTAGAATGTCGGAGTGCGGGCCGTCGCCGGCAACACCTGCTGAGATCACTCGCCTCGTCATCGAGGCTTCGCAGCGGCACAATGTCGACGCGGAATTCGCCGTCGCGGTCGTGACCGCCGAGAGCCGGCTCGATCGGTTGCGCAATTCTCCCAAGGGCGCGCGTGGGCCAATGCAACTCATGCCTGCGGCGGCCGAGCGATTCGGTGTGACCGATATCTGCGATCCGGAAGAGAACATCGATGGCGGGGTCCGCTACCTCCGCGAGCTCACCGACGAGTTCCGCAATCCGCTTCTCGTCGCCGCTGCCTATAACGCCGGTGAGGGACGTGTACGCGAGCATGGCGGCATTCCGCCCTTCAAGGAAACTCTTCGGTACGTCGCCGAAGTCCTCGACATCCAGATGGGCCTTGAAGGAAGCGGTTCGGCTG
This region of Chelativorans sp. AA-79 genomic DNA includes:
- a CDS encoding FkbM family methyltransferase, which codes for MEELYVHGVRVPIAAQEVSATVWDALTSEYYEANEARRVRRAIRPGDRVLELGAGLGIITSIIADIEDVRVWSFEADPYTAGLAERVISSNCGDNVVLVHGILAAGPPRKIAFYQRSDLWMSSGFPSQGPYEKAIEITSGDVDAFISQNRINALVMDIEGAELDLLQNARLPGVECIFLELHDHLYGLSGVRAITAAMGRKGLIYDPRGSSGPCVLFARDDGEREFDAEIALAS
- a CDS encoding thermonuclease family protein, with protein sequence MKPPALLLSVTIGLTPATAAPPEGYFELKPGVTLESGDTWQDGGRHFRLFGVQACLRGTAFTDKSGARRDCGEASLAVFAAYIADTDPVCAQVAQSGGTVFVSCYATIGADRLDLANLLISSGFAFASLDERGLPHHAAYAVAEQAAREKGIGLWQFDDVQHPAILLGQSERIGRIQQ
- a CDS encoding response regulator; translated protein: MHLALVVEDQDLMRLALMAELRGRLRDCYLAGAPTLDLARELLAEDRFDLVVTDPGLPGFDPTSREDRLLVVETIVKAAPAATHVVVTGSYDQDEAMAFRLLGAKGYICKTGLSQGDLPLVVDQIAQGDFLLRLSQMESPRPEMRFPTLSPREEEILGMMMSRTPGTRRREIFETMALKAGINASSAEKYYKQARAKLLKLGRLPKGL
- the repA gene encoding plasmid partitioning protein RepA, which produces MAEANLIKVDHASPPKSLTRLIEADADILSAQLQQLRARAFAPLEQKELRRFMAGEAAKLIGISDAYLRTLVLDGVIPEAEKNSAGRRLYTLEQVHAIRDHLGRNKRDYINRRVGDEHQQVIAVTNFKGGSGKTTTSAHLAQYFALRGYRVLAVDLDPQASLSALFGIQPEFDLGSNETIYGAIRYDDQQRLISRVIRKTYFSGLDIVPGNLELQEFEHETPRALTEGRRTADRMFFTRVAGALKGVEDDYDIVILDCPPSLGYLTLSALCAATSVLVTIHPQMLDVASMSQFLHMTAGLFDVVEKAGGNAGYDWFRYVLTRYEPNDSSQSQVAGLLRSLFGDRVLTNAMVKSAAISDAGITKQTLYEVGRENFHRQTYDRAMEALDAVNGEIEDLVKHSWGRK
- a CDS encoding lytic transglycosylase domain-containing protein translates to MSTRLQHHEAEENRREDDVLSSVDTVAEAHWARLPDDYVLGEGGQIVPRNQALEPTGVPVSETVELEFDDNHFDSGVLPRMSECGPSPATPAEITRLVIEASQRHNVDAEFAVAVVTAESRLDRLRNSPKGARGPMQLMPAAAERFGVTDICDPEENIDGGVRYLRELTDEFRNPLLVAAAYNAGEGRVREHGGIPPFKETLRYVAEVLDIQMGLEGSGSAASTQGDVADEQRSSPARGVITTRERRQWVGGVMHF
- the repB gene encoding plasmid partitioning protein RepB, with product MTKRREALKNILMPVTSAEFSTENPKVQRQRPQVASGALQSMNEAISGLSKEAEELRKALADGSKIVEIEPDFIDGSFVKDRLDDYEGEEFSSLVESIRANGQAVPVLVRSNPQRDGRYQLAFGHRRVAALRTLGLRVKAVVREMSDEELVIAQGNENLERKDLSFIERALFALRLEERGMSRSVIMSTFGTSSKGVLSEMIGLARRLPITLVEAIGPAPGFGRPRWVALADMLEARPKADWRSLANSSDFKMLTSVDRFEAVLKLLKDNPAQPETASELWAPADKSVRVSMKQGQNALIMSFKSKDGNTFGAWISSNLDSLYEAFRKSERTGTGD
- a CDS encoding HAMP domain-containing sensor histidine kinase, which codes for MKNAYSRFRTALPFLSLGIALGLCGWAFLRSEYYRAESIRTYSQTFEIQWRTTQLREHLARAKGHLRLAAETGQMEANLGRQIFLLNTNVNQLLKLEYVPKFLGDRDVELLRAMQVALADYLEPIAAGATSFERALQMMPDLEQTMFEVSGTAVAHAETLNASAHIAEAASRNRFLFALAVALATIGYMVIHLRNALTRKQEKQLRSFSSLYAHMTRTRVAALKLFLSYQDQASARHPEMLPAAREAVEQLEGITNRLGRIAYAYSETRKDSFSKVLEPVIKNCRIRVELDVAPEAAEARVPTFQMRLILEEIMNNAETALGTRQDSCIKIAARVLAKGFRRQRVLDVEIVDNGPGMAPEVLSRAKTPFFSTRAGPHTGLGLTACAQLLTAFKGKFTITSTPKKGTSVALSIPV
- a CDS encoding thermonuclease family protein, with the protein product MKGQSLRTSAIALLMIALPSPVYTADILRARHPNGAEARSGTFTDASSKITGRASVMDGRTLWFPESGYTVRLASIDACELPQWSYDPHRHRESANPKPVPCGPLAKAWLKRAIGNTKVHCLVQGHPPDRALLGRCTVGNRDLALEMLRVGWARVSSPAPAEYLTWQRYAMSTRHGMWATYVLDMPEWRAKAIDRTLARRPIADFNLLAERASEISPPFEDARKRPRRTDR